One Rhodobacter sp. CZR27 DNA segment encodes these proteins:
- a CDS encoding NAD(P)H-binding protein, whose protein sequence is MSDVAISDLSPRPRRVFMLGATGTIGRATVAALLGKGHEVVCFLRPRNAGSRSNLPDGAILRYGDVTDPLSLDRDGFRGERFDVLVSCLASRTGVPRDAWAIDHRAHSDALAAARRAGVTEVVLLSAICVQKPLLAFQQAKLAFEKELIESGLTYSIVRPTAFFKSLSGQVERVRQGKPFLLFGDGTLTACKPISDGDLGRYIAECLDAPGRRNRILPIGGPGAAITPRQQGEDLFRLLGRDPKFRQVPVALLDTIIAVLDTLGRVVPKLRDKAELARIGRYYATESMLVLDPATGRYDADATPSAGSETLHEFYARLIRGEASVDLGEHAVF, encoded by the coding sequence ATGAGCGACGTGGCCATTTCCGACCTCTCCCCCCGCCCCCGGCGCGTCTTCATGCTGGGGGCGACCGGCACGATCGGCCGGGCCACCGTGGCGGCCCTGCTCGGGAAGGGGCACGAGGTCGTCTGCTTCCTGCGGCCCCGCAACGCCGGCAGCCGCAGCAACCTGCCCGACGGCGCCATCCTGCGCTACGGCGACGTGACCGATCCGCTCTCGCTCGACCGCGACGGCTTCCGGGGCGAGCGCTTCGATGTGCTGGTGTCCTGCCTTGCCTCGCGCACGGGCGTGCCGCGCGACGCCTGGGCGATCGATCACCGGGCACACAGCGACGCCCTCGCCGCGGCCCGCAGGGCCGGCGTCACCGAGGTGGTGCTGCTTTCGGCGATCTGCGTCCAGAAGCCGCTTCTCGCCTTCCAGCAGGCCAAGCTCGCCTTCGAGAAGGAGCTGATCGAGTCGGGCCTCACGTATTCCATCGTGCGGCCCACGGCCTTCTTCAAGTCGCTCTCGGGCCAGGTGGAGCGTGTCCGGCAGGGCAAGCCGTTCCTTCTGTTCGGCGATGGCACCCTGACCGCCTGCAAGCCGATCAGCGACGGCGACCTTGGCCGATACATCGCCGAGTGCCTCGACGCTCCGGGCCGCCGGAACCGGATCCTGCCGATCGGCGGTCCGGGCGCAGCGATCACCCCCCGCCAGCAGGGCGAGGACCTGTTCCGTCTCCTCGGCCGCGATCCGAAGTTCCGGCAGGTGCCGGTCGCGCTGCTCGACACCATCATCGCGGTGCTCGACACCCTGGGGCGGGTGGTGCCGAAGCTGCGGGACAAGGCGGAGCTGGCGCGGATCGGCCGCTACTACGCGACGGAATCCATGCTGGTCCTCGACCCCGCGACAGGGCGCTACGATGCCGACGCGACACCCTCGGCCGGAAGCGAGACGCTGCACGAGTTCTACGCCCGCCTGATCCGAGGCGAGGCCTCGGTGGATCTCGGGGAGCACGCGGTGTTCTGA
- a CDS encoding 3-keto-5-aminohexanoate cleavage protein, with translation MKPCIICVAITGSLPTRANNPAVPITISEQIESTQEAFEAGAAIAHCHVRDDKGRPTSDPERFARLKEGIERHCPGMIVQLSTGGRSGAGRERGAMLPLGPDMASLSVGSNNFPTRVYENPPDLVDWLAAEMIRYDVKPEIEAFDLSHIFQAARMHGDGRIRATPYVQFVMGVRNAMPVDREVFEFYVHTVHRLFGPDAPWCAAGIGAHQIVVNEWAVASGGHARTGLEDNVRLDKDRLAPSNAALVRRVVELCGKHERPVATWQQARDILRLAA, from the coding sequence ATGAAACCGTGCATCATCTGTGTGGCCATCACCGGGTCGCTTCCGACCAGGGCCAACAACCCGGCCGTTCCGATCACGATCTCCGAGCAGATCGAGTCGACACAGGAAGCCTTCGAGGCGGGGGCCGCCATCGCCCATTGTCATGTGCGAGACGACAAGGGCAGGCCGACCAGCGATCCCGAAAGGTTCGCGCGATTGAAGGAAGGGATCGAGCGGCATTGTCCCGGCATGATCGTGCAGCTTTCCACGGGCGGGCGGTCCGGCGCCGGTCGCGAGCGTGGCGCCATGCTGCCGCTCGGCCCCGACATGGCGTCGCTCTCGGTCGGGTCGAACAATTTCCCGACCCGCGTCTACGAGAACCCGCCCGATCTGGTCGACTGGCTGGCCGCCGAAATGATCAGGTATGACGTGAAGCCCGAGATCGAGGCGTTCGACCTCAGCCATATCTTTCAGGCGGCACGGATGCACGGCGACGGCCGGATCCGGGCAACGCCCTACGTGCAGTTCGTGATGGGCGTGAGGAACGCGATGCCGGTCGACCGCGAGGTCTTCGAGTTCTACGTCCACACGGTCCACCGGCTCTTCGGTCCCGATGCGCCATGGTGTGCGGCCGGTATCGGCGCCCACCAGATCGTCGTCAACGAATGGGCAGTCGCTTCGGGCGGTCATGCCCGCACCGGCCTCGAGGACAACGTGCGCCTCGACAAGGACCGGCTCGCGCCGTCCAATGCGGCGCTGGTCCGCCGTGTGGTGGAGCTTTGCGGGAAGCACGAACGCCCCGTCGCAACCTGGCAGCAGGCACGTGACATCCTCCGGTTGGCGGCCTGA
- the pcaD gene encoding 3-oxoadipate enol-lactonase, protein MPDLHIPTHHLHYRIDGAAAARPWLVFCNSLGTDLHMWDAQVADLSEDFRILRYDRRGHGKSGTPTPPYSLADLGRDVIALMDALGIARAHICGLSIGGLTAQWLAIHAGDRFDRVVACATAARIGTAESWNARRAEVEANGLRGLVAATGERWFTPAFRAARPAAVGAILDGFAATPVAGYAGCCAALAGADLRERLAEIAAPLLAISGADDPVCPPADLEAIARAVQDGHHAALPGRHLLNLESAAAFNAVLRDFLKASGRADPAPHRMGPDSPPPANHSTKSEGKP, encoded by the coding sequence ATGCCCGATCTGCACATTCCGACCCACCACCTTCACTACCGCATCGACGGGGCCGCCGCGGCCAGGCCCTGGCTGGTATTCTGCAATTCGCTCGGCACCGACCTGCACATGTGGGACGCGCAGGTCGCGGATCTCTCGGAGGATTTCCGCATCCTTCGCTATGACCGCCGCGGGCATGGCAAGTCCGGCACGCCGACGCCCCCCTACAGCCTGGCCGATCTTGGCAGAGACGTGATCGCGCTGATGGACGCGCTTGGCATTGCGCGGGCGCATATCTGTGGCCTGTCCATCGGCGGACTGACCGCGCAATGGCTGGCCATCCACGCCGGGGATCGGTTTGACCGGGTCGTTGCATGCGCCACGGCGGCCCGGATCGGAACTGCCGAAAGCTGGAACGCCCGCAGGGCCGAAGTGGAAGCGAACGGCCTGAGAGGCCTCGTTGCCGCGACGGGCGAGCGCTGGTTCACTCCGGCTTTTCGTGCGGCCCGCCCCGCCGCCGTGGGTGCGATCCTGGACGGTTTCGCCGCGACGCCGGTCGCTGGCTATGCCGGGTGCTGCGCGGCTCTTGCCGGGGCGGATCTGCGGGAGCGGCTGGCCGAGATAGCGGCTCCGCTTCTTGCGATCTCCGGCGCAGACGATCCGGTCTGTCCCCCCGCCGATCTGGAGGCGATCGCCCGCGCCGTGCAGGACGGACACCATGCCGCGCTGCCGGGCCGACATCTCCTGAACCTCGAATCCGCGGCGGCGTTCAACGCCGTTCTGCGGGATTTCCTCAAGGCCTCCGGCCGTGCCGACCCTGCACCGCACCGCATGGGCCCCGACAGCCCACCACCCGCAAACCACAGCACAAAATCCGAGGGTAAGCCATGA
- a CDS encoding aromatic acid/H+ symport family MFS transporter, whose protein sequence is MRTIDVSEAMEHGPFGRFQWMVVGLCGTLLVVDGYDVFVAGTVLPTLISEWGLTKPQAGALQAWALFGMMFGALILGPLADRIGRKKGVAISFVLFTTATLLTGFATSPEQFKIFRFIAGLGCGGLMPNAVALMNEYAPKRLRGTMVALMFSGYSIGGMVAAGLGIGIIPGFGWQPMFFIAAIPLVLLPLILWKLPESLGFLIRQGKQDEAKRVFARISDMPLAADDRLVFPEARGTSASVAELFRHGRTLRTLMLWLSFFCCLLLVYLLSSWLPKVLQEAGYAERASLLSLFSLNFGGMAGAILGGRLGDRFGLPRIVVGFFAAAAVAIALIGANPAPGLLFALVFIAGATTIGTQILLYASVAQLYDLSVRSTGLGWASGVGRIGAIVGPTLGGVLLAQELPLGQNFLIFALPAVISTLAMLVFALSNSRPRVAVQLAAT, encoded by the coding sequence ATGCGCACGATCGACGTGAGCGAGGCGATGGAACATGGCCCGTTCGGGCGGTTTCAATGGATGGTGGTGGGTCTCTGCGGCACGCTGCTGGTGGTCGATGGCTATGACGTGTTCGTGGCCGGAACCGTGCTGCCGACGCTGATCTCGGAGTGGGGCCTGACCAAGCCGCAGGCGGGCGCGCTGCAGGCCTGGGCGCTCTTCGGGATGATGTTCGGGGCGCTGATCCTCGGGCCGCTGGCCGACCGGATCGGCCGCAAGAAGGGCGTGGCGATCAGCTTCGTGCTGTTCACCACCGCGACCCTGCTGACGGGCTTCGCCACCTCGCCCGAGCAGTTCAAGATCTTCCGCTTCATCGCCGGGCTGGGCTGCGGCGGGCTGATGCCGAATGCCGTGGCGCTGATGAACGAATATGCGCCGAAGCGCCTGCGCGGCACGATGGTTGCGCTGATGTTCTCGGGCTATTCGATAGGCGGCATGGTCGCGGCCGGTCTGGGCATCGGCATCATCCCCGGCTTCGGCTGGCAGCCGATGTTCTTCATCGCGGCCATCCCGCTGGTCCTGCTGCCGCTGATCCTGTGGAAACTGCCGGAATCGCTGGGCTTCCTGATCCGGCAGGGCAAGCAGGACGAGGCGAAGCGTGTCTTCGCCCGGATCAGCGACATGCCGCTGGCGGCCGATGACCGGCTGGTCTTTCCCGAGGCCCGCGGCACCTCGGCCTCCGTCGCGGAGTTGTTCCGCCACGGCCGCACGCTGCGCACGCTGATGCTGTGGCTGTCGTTCTTCTGCTGCCTGCTTCTGGTCTACCTGCTGTCCTCGTGGCTGCCCAAGGTGCTGCAAGAGGCCGGCTATGCCGAGCGGGCGAGCCTTCTGTCGCTCTTTTCGCTGAACTTCGGCGGCATGGCGGGGGCGATCCTCGGCGGCCGGCTGGGAGACCGGTTCGGGCTGCCCAGGATCGTCGTCGGCTTCTTCGCGGCGGCCGCGGTAGCCATCGCGCTGATCGGGGCAAACCCGGCGCCGGGGCTGCTGTTCGCGCTGGTCTTCATCGCCGGCGCCACCACGATCGGCACGCAGATCCTGCTCTATGCGAGCGTCGCACAACTCTACGACCTGTCGGTGCGCTCGACCGGGCTGGGATGGGCCTCGGGCGTGGGGCGGATCGGCGCGATCGTCGGGCCGACGCTGGGGGGAGTCTTGCTGGCTCAGGAGCTTCCGCTGGGCCAGAACTTCCTGATCTTCGCCCTTCCGGCGGTCATCTCGACCCTCGCGATGCTGGTCTTCGCGCTGAGCAACAGCCGCCCTCGCGTCGCCGTGCAGCTTGCCGCCACCTGA
- the benD gene encoding benzoate diol dehydrogenase BenD produces the protein MTGAVFTGRFAGKVLVVTGAAQGIGRAVALRAAAEGGKVLFVDRADFVAEVAAEAGQNAAACNADLETWDGADAAMRQAVETFGGIDILINNVGGAIRMRPFAEFEPAQIDAEIRRSLMPTLYCCHAVLPHLRARGGGTIVNVSSNATRGIHRVPYSAAKGGVNAITQSLAMEMAPHNIRVVATAPGGTEAPPRRVPRNASGDSDAERQWMAEVVEQVKQSALMKRYGTIEEQAAPILFLASDEASYITATVLPVAGGDTG, from the coding sequence ATGACCGGCGCCGTCTTCACCGGGCGCTTTGCCGGCAAGGTGCTTGTCGTGACCGGGGCCGCGCAGGGCATCGGCCGCGCCGTGGCCCTGCGGGCGGCGGCCGAGGGCGGCAAGGTCCTTTTCGTGGACCGGGCCGATTTCGTGGCCGAGGTCGCGGCGGAAGCCGGGCAGAATGCCGCCGCCTGCAACGCCGATCTCGAAACATGGGACGGCGCCGATGCCGCCATGCGTCAGGCCGTCGAGACCTTCGGCGGCATCGACATCCTGATCAACAACGTCGGCGGCGCGATCCGGATGCGGCCCTTCGCCGAGTTCGAGCCGGCCCAGATCGACGCCGAGATCCGCCGCTCGCTGATGCCGACGCTCTACTGTTGCCACGCCGTCCTGCCGCATCTGCGGGCGCGCGGCGGTGGCACCATCGTCAACGTGTCCTCGAACGCCACGCGCGGCATTCACCGCGTGCCCTATTCGGCAGCCAAGGGGGGCGTCAACGCCATCACGCAGTCGCTGGCGATGGAGATGGCGCCCCACAACATCCGCGTCGTGGCCACCGCGCCCGGTGGCACGGAAGCGCCGCCCCGCCGCGTTCCGCGCAATGCCAGCGGCGACAGTGACGCCGAACGGCAATGGATGGCCGAGGTGGTCGAGCAGGTGAAGCAGTCGGCCTTGATGAAACGCTACGGCACCATCGAGGAACAGGCGGCGCCGATCCTTTTCCTGGCCTCGGACGAGGCCTCCTACATCACCGCAACCGTTCTGCCCGTCGCGGGAGGCGACACGGGCTGA
- the benC gene encoding benzoate 1,2-dioxygenase electron transfer component BenC gives MCYRIALNFEDGVTRFVDCKPGEKVLDAAFRNRINLPMDCSDGVCGTCKCRAESGAYDLGEDYIDDALTGDEAAEGLVLTCQMVPSSDCVLSVPTTSLACKTGQQSFAATVSRIEPHHDAAVVLELATDEGAEAPAFLPGQYVGIDVPGSGACRSYSFSTGPGERTLGFLIKKIPGGVMGNWLARAKPGDRLTLTGPMGSFYLRDGDGPLLFLAGGTGLAPFLSMLEVLARAGSRRQIHLIYGVTRDLDLILVDRIAAYTRRLPNFTFATVVAEETSDHPRKGWVTQHMPGDMLATGEADIYLCGPPPMVDAVRRYLDETGVKAASFHYEKFTPNAPLKAIA, from the coding sequence ATGTGCTATCGGATCGCACTGAATTTCGAGGACGGGGTGACCCGCTTCGTCGATTGCAAGCCGGGCGAGAAGGTTCTCGACGCCGCCTTCCGCAACAGGATCAACCTGCCGATGGACTGCTCCGACGGCGTCTGCGGCACCTGCAAGTGCCGCGCGGAAAGCGGCGCCTATGACCTGGGCGAGGATTACATCGACGACGCCCTGACCGGGGACGAGGCGGCCGAGGGGCTGGTGCTGACCTGCCAGATGGTGCCGTCCTCCGACTGCGTGCTGTCGGTCCCGACCACGTCGCTCGCCTGCAAGACCGGCCAGCAGTCCTTCGCGGCCACCGTCTCCCGGATCGAGCCGCACCACGACGCGGCGGTGGTGCTGGAACTCGCGACCGATGAAGGGGCAGAGGCACCGGCCTTCCTGCCGGGGCAGTATGTCGGCATCGACGTGCCGGGCAGCGGCGCGTGCCGGTCCTATTCCTTCAGCACGGGGCCGGGCGAGCGCACGCTGGGCTTCCTGATCAAGAAGATCCCCGGCGGGGTGATGGGGAACTGGCTCGCGCGGGCGAAGCCGGGCGACCGGCTGACCCTGACCGGGCCGATGGGCAGCTTCTACCTGCGCGACGGCGACGGCCCGCTCCTGTTCCTTGCCGGCGGCACCGGGCTTGCGCCCTTCCTGTCCATGCTGGAGGTCCTCGCCCGGGCCGGCTCGCGCCGCCAGATCCACCTGATCTATGGCGTGACGCGCGATCTGGACCTGATTCTGGTGGACCGGATCGCGGCTTACACCCGCCGCCTGCCGAACTTTACCTTTGCCACCGTGGTGGCCGAGGAAACCTCGGACCACCCGCGCAAGGGCTGGGTGACGCAGCACATGCCCGGGGACATGCTGGCCACCGGAGAGGCGGACATCTATCTCTGCGGTCCCCCGCCAATGGTCGATGCCGTCCGCCGCTATCTGGACGAGACCGGCGTCAAGGCAGCGAGCTTCCACTACGAGAAGTTCACCCCCAACGCGCCCCTGAAGGCCATCGCATGA
- the benB gene encoding benzoate 1,2-dioxygenase small subunit produces MSLDMNTAGTGLDYGTICAFLYREARLLDDRQWDEWLGCYAPDATYWMPAWDDDDQTTEDPQSEISLMYYPNREGLEDRVFRIKTERSGASTPEPRTSHTVSNVEVVADRGSEVDVRYNFHTLNHRYQVTDQFFGTMFVTLRRDGAGLLIAAKKIVLKNDYIRQVIDVYHV; encoded by the coding sequence ATGAGCCTCGACATGAACACCGCCGGCACGGGTCTCGACTACGGCACGATCTGCGCATTCCTCTACCGCGAGGCGCGCCTTCTGGACGATCGGCAGTGGGACGAATGGCTGGGCTGCTATGCCCCCGACGCGACCTACTGGATGCCGGCCTGGGACGACGACGACCAGACGACCGAGGACCCGCAGTCCGAGATCTCGCTGATGTACTATCCCAACCGCGAGGGGCTCGAGGACCGGGTGTTCCGCATCAAGACGGAACGGTCGGGCGCATCCACGCCGGAACCCCGCACCAGCCACACGGTCTCGAACGTCGAGGTGGTCGCGGATCGCGGCTCCGAAGTGGATGTCCGCTACAACTTCCACACGCTCAACCACCGCTATCAGGTCACGGACCAGTTCTTCGGAACCATGTTCGTCACCCTGCGCCGGGACGGCGCCGGCCTGCTGATCGCGGCCAAGAAGATCGTCCTGAAGAACGACTACATCCGCCAGGTCATCGACGTCTATCACGTCTGA
- a CDS encoding Rieske 2Fe-2S domain-containing protein: MSAIIEKARDLDHLLAVAVQDDAEAGLYRCRRDIFTNEDLFELEMKHIFEGNWVYLAHESQIPEVNDYYTTWIGRQPIVITRDKAGSLNAVINACAHKGAMLCRRKQGNKGSFTCPFHGWTFSNTGKLLKVKDAKTTQYPDQFNKDGSHDLTRVARFESYRGFLFGSLNPDVAPLEDFLGETKVIIDQIVDQAPEGLEVLRGNSSYIYDGNWKLQMENGCDGYHVSSVHWNYATTMERRSETGTKAVDANSWSKSVAGVYGFENGHILLWTNTRNPEVRPVWNRREELVSRLGEEKAGFIINQTRNLGIYPNVFLMDQFSTQIRVVRPFSVDRTEVTIFCFAPRGESAADRATRIRQYEDFFNVSGMGTSDDLEEFRACQTAYAGSTPLYNDMSRGAPLWIAGPDDNARRMGLNPRLSGERSEDEGLFVCQHDYWAKAMRNALAAEKAGGRVTAKAGDAA, encoded by the coding sequence ATGTCCGCGATCATCGAGAAGGCACGCGATCTGGATCACCTTCTGGCCGTTGCCGTTCAGGACGACGCCGAAGCCGGTCTCTACCGCTGCCGCCGCGACATCTTCACGAACGAGGATCTGTTCGAACTGGAGATGAAGCACATCTTTGAAGGCAACTGGGTCTATCTGGCGCATGAAAGCCAGATCCCCGAGGTCAACGATTACTACACCACCTGGATCGGCCGGCAGCCAATCGTCATCACCCGCGACAAGGCCGGGTCGCTGAACGCCGTCATCAACGCCTGCGCCCACAAGGGCGCCATGCTCTGCCGCCGCAAGCAGGGCAACAAGGGCAGCTTCACCTGCCCCTTCCACGGCTGGACCTTTTCCAACACCGGCAAGCTGCTGAAGGTCAAGGACGCGAAGACCACGCAATATCCCGACCAGTTCAACAAGGACGGCTCGCACGACCTGACGCGCGTGGCCCGGTTCGAAAGCTATCGCGGGTTCCTCTTCGGCAGCCTGAACCCCGACGTGGCGCCGCTGGAGGACTTCCTGGGCGAGACGAAGGTCATCATCGACCAGATCGTCGATCAGGCGCCCGAGGGGCTCGAGGTTCTACGCGGCAATTCCTCCTACATCTACGACGGCAACTGGAAGCTGCAGATGGAGAACGGCTGCGACGGCTACCACGTCAGCTCGGTCCACTGGAACTATGCCACCACCATGGAACGGCGCAGCGAAACCGGCACCAAGGCCGTCGATGCGAACAGCTGGAGCAAGTCGGTTGCGGGCGTCTACGGCTTCGAGAACGGCCACATCCTGCTCTGGACCAACACCAGGAACCCCGAGGTGCGTCCTGTCTGGAACCGGCGTGAAGAGCTTGTCTCGCGTCTGGGCGAGGAGAAGGCAGGTTTCATCATCAACCAGACGCGCAATCTGGGGATCTATCCGAACGTGTTCCTGATGGACCAGTTCAGCACCCAGATCCGCGTCGTCCGCCCCTTTTCGGTAGACAGGACCGAGGTGACGATCTTCTGCTTCGCACCCCGCGGGGAAAGTGCGGCCGACCGTGCCACCCGCATCCGCCAGTACGAGGATTTCTTCAACGTCTCGGGCATGGGCACGTCCGACGACCTCGAGGAATTCCGGGCGTGCCAGACAGCCTATGCCGGCTCCACTCCGCTTTACAACGACATGTCGCGCGGAGCGCCGTTGTGGATCGCGGGCCCGGACGACAACGCCCGCCGCATGGGGCTGAACCCGCGCCTGTCGGGCGAACGCAGCGAGGACGAGGGCCTGTTCGTCTGCCAGCACGACTACTGGGCCAAGGCGATGCGCAACGCGCTGGCGGCCGAGAAGGCCGGCGGGCGGGTGACCGCGAAGGCAGGAGATGCAGCATGA
- the catA gene encoding catechol 1,2-dioxygenase, translating to MTVKIFDQPEVQAFLRELSGLNTNEGSPRMKQIVHRLMSDLFKAIDDLDITPDEYWTGVAWLNDLGAAGQAGLISPGLGIDHFIDERLDAIDAALGIENPTPRTIEGPLYVAGAPEAVGFARLDDGTDADGHTLIMRGVVHGSDGKPLAGAKVEVWHCDTRGFYSHFDPTGKQAPFNMRRTIITDAEGRYRLQSILPSGYGVPPGSPTEKLLTALGRHGQRPAHIHFFVSGEGHRKLTTQINIEGDPLIDDDFAYATREGLVPHVIERTDEESIHANGLNGPFAEISFDIHLTALVDGVDNQINEQRRRAAA from the coding sequence ATGACTGTCAAGATCTTCGACCAACCCGAGGTGCAGGCGTTCCTGAGGGAACTCAGCGGATTGAACACCAACGAAGGCAGCCCGCGCATGAAGCAGATCGTGCATCGGCTGATGTCGGACCTGTTCAAGGCCATCGACGATCTCGACATCACCCCCGACGAGTACTGGACCGGCGTGGCCTGGCTGAATGACCTGGGCGCGGCCGGGCAGGCGGGTCTGATCTCGCCCGGGCTGGGGATCGATCACTTCATCGACGAGCGTCTGGACGCCATCGACGCCGCGCTGGGGATCGAGAACCCCACGCCCCGCACCATCGAAGGGCCGCTTTATGTCGCCGGGGCGCCGGAGGCGGTGGGCTTCGCGCGGCTGGACGACGGCACCGACGCCGACGGCCATACGCTGATCATGCGCGGCGTGGTGCATGGGTCCGACGGCAAGCCGCTGGCCGGCGCGAAGGTCGAGGTCTGGCACTGCGACACCCGCGGCTTCTACTCGCACTTCGACCCGACCGGCAAACAGGCGCCCTTCAACATGCGCCGCACCATCATCACCGACGCCGAGGGCCGCTACCGGCTCCAGAGCATCCTGCCCTCGGGCTATGGCGTGCCGCCGGGGAGCCCGACGGAAAAGCTGCTGACTGCGCTTGGCCGCCACGGCCAGCGTCCGGCGCATATCCACTTCTTCGTCAGCGGCGAGGGCCACCGCAAGCTGACCACCCAGATCAACATCGAGGGCGATCCGCTGATCGACGACGACTTCGCCTATGCCACCCGCGAGGGCCTCGTGCCGCACGTCATCGAGCGGACGGACGAGGAGAGCATCCACGCCAACGGCCTCAACGGCCCCTTCGCCGAAATCAGCTTCGACATCCACCTGACCGCGCTGGTTGATGGCGTCGACAACCAGATCAACGAACAGCGCCGCCGCGCGGCGGCCTGA
- the catC gene encoding muconolactone Delta-isomerase, translated as MLYHVTMDVKIPRDLSAGERADIVAREKLYSQDLQRKGTWRHIWRIAGHYANVSIFDVRDNAELHEILSGLPLFPFMEIKVTPLLRHPSAIEGDDS; from the coding sequence ATGCTCTATCACGTGACCATGGACGTGAAGATCCCGCGCGACCTCTCCGCCGGGGAACGGGCGGATATCGTGGCGCGCGAGAAGCTCTATTCGCAGGACCTGCAGCGCAAGGGCACGTGGCGCCACATCTGGCGGATTGCCGGGCACTACGCAAACGTCAGCATCTTCGACGTGCGCGACAATGCCGAACTGCACGAGATCCTGTCCGGCCTGCCCCTGTTCCCCTTCATGGAGATCAAGGTCACGCCGCTGCTGCGCCACCCCTCGGCCATCGAAGGAGACGACAGCTAG
- a CDS encoding muconate/chloromuconate family cycloisomerase: protein MNQSFAPRIHHPADTASPVVTQVETVIVDLPTIRPHKLSVATMNGQVLVLVRVHCSDGIVGIGEGTTIGGLAYGGESPESIKTNIDTWVAPVMLGQDATRVQALMARIGKMVKDNRFAKSAVETALLDAHGKRLGLPVSELLGGRRRDRLPVAWTLASGDTARDIAEAEQMLDLRRHRVFKLKIGARAIREDIAHVAAIKAALGERAAVRVDVNMAWSEGDAAFGMAALADAGCELVEQPVASTAALSRLVRRFPVALMADESLTGPESAFEIARTHGADVFAVKLEQSGGAFNALRVAAIADAAGIGLYGGTMLEGAVGTVISAHAFAVFANLQWGTELFGPLLLTEEILAEPLDYSDFELTVPMGPGLGLTLDEDRVAFFAREGIRKTISLPGGKV from the coding sequence ATGAACCAGTCATTCGCCCCCCGCATCCACCACCCCGCCGATACCGCCAGCCCCGTCGTCACGCAGGTCGAGACGGTGATCGTCGACCTTCCGACCATCCGGCCGCACAAGCTGTCGGTGGCGACGATGAACGGACAGGTCCTCGTGCTTGTCCGGGTCCATTGCAGCGACGGCATCGTCGGCATCGGCGAAGGCACCACCATCGGCGGCCTGGCCTATGGCGGGGAAAGCCCGGAAAGCATCAAGACCAACATCGACACCTGGGTCGCGCCGGTCATGCTCGGCCAGGATGCGACGCGGGTGCAGGCGCTGATGGCGCGGATCGGCAAGATGGTGAAGGACAACCGCTTTGCCAAGTCCGCGGTGGAAACCGCGCTTCTGGATGCCCACGGCAAGCGCCTCGGCCTGCCGGTCAGCGAGTTGCTGGGCGGCCGGCGCCGGGACCGGCTGCCGGTGGCCTGGACGCTGGCCTCGGGCGACACGGCGCGCGACATCGCCGAGGCGGAACAGATGCTGGATCTGCGCCGCCACAGGGTCTTCAAGCTGAAGATCGGAGCGCGCGCCATCCGCGAGGACATTGCCCATGTGGCCGCGATCAAGGCCGCCCTTGGCGAACGCGCGGCGGTGCGCGTCGATGTGAACATGGCCTGGTCGGAGGGCGATGCCGCCTTCGGCATGGCCGCCCTTGCCGATGCGGGCTGCGAACTGGTCGAACAGCCCGTGGCCTCCACCGCGGCGCTGAGCCGGCTGGTGCGGCGCTTCCCCGTGGCGCTGATGGCCGATGAATCGCTGACCGGCCCGGAAAGTGCCTTCGAGATCGCCCGCACCCACGGCGCGGATGTGTTCGCGGTGAAGCTTGAACAGAGCGGCGGCGCCTTCAACGCGCTGCGCGTGGCGGCCATCGCGGATGCGGCCGGGATCGGCCTTTACGGCGGCACCATGCTGGAAGGCGCGGTGGGCACGGTGATCTCGGCCCATGCCTTTGCGGTCTTCGCCAACCTGCAATGGGGAACCGAACTGTTCGGCCCCCTGCTTCTGACCGAGGAAATCCTGGCCGAGCCGCTGGACTACAGCGACTTCGAACTGACCGTGCCAATGGGGCCCGGCCTTGGCCTGACGCTGGACGAGGATCGCGTGGCCTTCTTCGCCCGCGAGGGCATCCGCAAGACGATCAGCCTGCCGGGCGGAAAGGTGTGA